The sequence ACTTGATATTCAAAGCCCTTTATAATCTGGCCAACCATATCTTTTGTCTTTCCCTTATACTTACACTGTGTTCTACCTTTGCTAAGCTACTTgtgaccaaaaacaaaacaaaacaaaacacaaaaacaaaccaagaaagaACTTTGGTCTTAAAAaccctttctttgtctctcctcTCTACACTCTGCTGTTCATCCTTCAAGGATCAGCTTAAGCATCACCTTTTCTCTGTAGtcttcctctatttttctttttttcacccaTTTCTTTATGCCTTTTTCATACCACAGTTATCAAATATAATATTCAGTTTTGTacctctttattcatttttctgtctcttctactTGGCCTAGAATTCTTTGAGGGCAATGATTTTGTCTTAGTCTTGATTTCAGTGGTACCTAGCATATTGCCGGACATTTAGTAGATTACtgatggaatgaataaataaaaataaaagtttctttcaTCCTGGGATTGAACATGAAGGGCAGTGTTTGTGAATTAAGTTTCTAGAGCCTGAAAGTAAATTACTTTTTCCCCCCTAATTATTCTGGATAGTCACCTCAACCTTGTTTCCCTTGTATAGTTTATAGCATTTGGGAAGGTGAAGTTGCCCAAGGCGAGATGAGTGATCATAGATAAGTACATAAGTGATTCTCTCTTGTGTTTGGAATTTTCTAAGATAATTTTCTAGTTAATTTTGCTACATAGGTATAgtcttatacactaatgaaatgaaaaaatatgattttctttttgaaatgtaaGCTGATAAAACAAGGACATACATTTAAATAAGTGGAAGGATTTCCTTTTTCGTGTTGGAGTTAAAGTAAAAAGTGATAGCAAAATAATGCTTGGTCACATTCAGAATTATTTCTTCTGTTAGTATCCACCAAATAAAAACCTATTCCCCTGCTCTTAGATATCAGATTCTAAAGATTAGggtagaaattatttttccagtcaTGACTGTATTACTTATATAGACTCTGAACTAGTCTTTGCAGTGATTTCTTATTTTCATCAGATTTATGTATTTGAATATCTAGTCCTTGGCTCTGCCATTGTAACTTTGCAGCAAAGACAAATGTGAATTTGGGGAAAAGCAAACTAAAACATTGTGCAACAGTATATTATTCAATATGAGTCAAAATATAACAATACAATGGATTTTAAGtaataattagaaatatatttgtcagactaaaataatttataatttttcctttaatagatatatattatttccCTATAGTAATTGAgatctttaataaatattttcttttgagacgatgttcatttttaaacataCTATAGAGTAGACCCTTGAACAATAAGTCTTTGAGCTGTGTGGGTCCCCTcgtgtttttcaataaataggtACAGTACTATACACAGTCATATGATTTGTTGAATCTATGGATGCAGAAACACAGGGATAGAAGGCTGACTGTAAATTATCCGTGGATTTTTGGATTTTTGATTGCGTGTTTGGTCACCTAAcaactgtgttgttcaagggtcaactgtattttcaaTACTATGTTTCTAAAGTATTATTCAATATTATTAATATTGAATTTCAGATCAAACTTACTGATGGAATAATAAGAGAAAGAGGTTTATGGCATGATACCAAagtgatcattttattttattttatttttttcttttttttaacatctttattgaggtataattgctttacaatggtgtgttagtttctgctttataacaaagtgaatcagttatacatatacatatgttcccatatgtcttccctcttgcgtctccctccctcccataaagtgatcattttaaattgaaattctaGTTGATTATATTTTGCCTAGTGATAaacttttcaaattttacaaCCCGTGATACAGGTAAGCTTCATAATGCTAAAATAATACTGTTatcttatgaaataaaaatgaaagtctaCTGAGAATTTGACCcaaatttttgctttcttctccaCCCTTCTGAGCGTGTTTGCTAGTCACTTCGTAATGACAAGATGACTGCTGCGTCTCTAAGCAGgacacctgcttttttttttttttttgcggtacacgggcctctcactgctgcggcctctcccgtcgcggagcacaggctccggaagcgcaggctcagtggccatggctcacaggcctagctgctctgcagcatgtgggatcttcccggactggggcacgaacccacgtcccctgcatcggcaggcgggctctcaaccactgcgccaccagggaagccccagaacaccTGCTTTtgaaaaaagagcaagagaataGAGGGATAAAGAGCTTTCTCCTCttgagattattattatttttttgataaagCTGCATTTTGTGGCACACTTATGATGTCTCATTAGTCGGAACTGTACCGTATGTATATGTTCAGCCTTAAGCCAAGGAGAAGGAGATAACTTAGGTCACTGGCCAAGGGGAATGAGAGAACCATGACTTGGGTAGACAGTCATAGATCATCCTCTGGAGAGGCTAAACCTCCTTGAGGTCAAATTCTTCACTCACCcaaacaaaactctaattcaaaagctacatgcacctctatgttcatagcagcactattcacagtagccaagacatggaaattacacaaatgtccaccgacagataaatggataaagatgatgtggtacatatacacaatggaatactactcagccataaaaaagaatgaaataatgccacttgcagcaacatggatggaagtagagattatcatactaagtgaagaaagtcagaaagacaaatacaatatggtGTCggttatgtgtggaatctaaaatatgacacaaatgagcttatctacttaacagaaacagactcacagagatagagaacagacttgtatttgccaaagcagggggtggggggttggggagggtaggactgggagtttgggattagcagacgcaaactattatatataggatagatagacaacaaggtccttactgtatagcacagggaactatattcagtatcctgtgataaaccatatggaaaagagtatgaaaaagaatatatatatacatatatgtgtgtatatatatatatatatatatatatataaaactgagtcactttgctgtacagcagaaattaacattgtaaatcaactatacttcaataaaattttaaaaattttagtcacAACCTTTATAGTTTGAATTTCAGTATGACTGAGGTGGAAGGTGGCAGTTGTTGGAAAGGCAAAGAACAGATTATTCTCAGAAGTGAGAATGTCATGTGTAAAGGGGGCTGAATCTTCAAGGAAAGTTTGGGAAACTACAAAGATTTTGGTATTTCTGGTAGATAAAGTATGAGACCTTGTGACTAGAAATACTGCTGTGGAAGATCAAAAGGAGTAAAAAGATGCAGGCGTTAGCATCCATCCTAAGTTAAACAAAAATGCTTGTGTTTGACAGCTATGAAAGGATTTTGAGTAGGCAAATAAGATTTGAATTTAGGAAATCATTCTGAGAGCTGCATTGTGAAGAATGGATTTAGGTGGGATGCGACTTGAGCAATAAATCCAATTAGGAAGCTCCCTAAGTAGCTAAGCTGGAAGGATGAGGGCTAGACATAAATCTGTAGCTGAGATATGACCATTGAGGGATATATTCTAGAGATTGGTACGGCAAAACTTATAGCCCTTGAAGATTGATTGGATGTGGCATgtgagggagaaataaatgttAGGTTTCGAGTTAGACAAACAGAAAAGTCTAGCAATAAAATTAATGCTAAGAGAGGGAGAATAAGTCTGGTGACAGAAAGATTGGGTTCCTTGAGATATGCTGATTTTGAAATTCTGCCGTAATTGTGATGAATGCATGTGATATAAGACAAAATGGGACATAGAAAGAGAAAGGTTTTATGAACTAGACACAGTAGTAAGTtaaaacttttaatgtttttggcAACTTTAATCCAAATCTATTTCCCAgttatctttgtttctttcagtAAGGATGAAAATTAGCAACTGTAAGACAGGTCCACACACAGTGTATCTAAGGGCCTGATGGCATGATCTGAGAAATATGAGGATAACTGACCCTAGTTTTAGTTCCAGAGATCTCAGTCCAAGAAAATGCCTGGACCAGGATGTGCTATCCTGGGAAGGCTGTGGGTGATAGGACTaggtttaatatttttcttgtttatgtgtTCTGTAGTCAGATTACATATTGTGGTTATATAACTCCAAGATTGAAAAAGTAAACCCAGCTCAGCTGAGGTAGTTCCTAGTGTGTATCCAGACCAGATTGTGCAGAACTGTTCCATTCTTGTGTACGCAAAGCTGGGTTGGAGGGGTATAGCTAAGCTTCCAGATGGTCTAATGTGACACTGTCAATCAGACTAATTATCTACAATTGTGTGACTCTAAGAATGGCCATATTTAGGGAGACCTTGTAAGCTTATACCTTGTTCTGATTTTAGGTAAAGTTATTGATCCCTCTGCTGTATATAGTGACTATGCTTCTTTATTTCTGAATCCTTTATATCAGTAAGCCTTGTTAGATCTCCCAGGTGGGATCTGTGTCTCAATCTACtatggtattttttaaacatgGTGGTCATGCTGCCATCAGCCAATTGCCAACAAGATACTGAGAGATAAATACTGTAGTTTCCTTGCTCCCTTTGTTTGACATTTCTGAGGAATACTTCTTCACTGTCTCCTAGGTTTCTCCAGTAGTACTGAATTCTGATGACCCACAGTGATAACGTAGTTTATTGATTTTCATCTTGTCCTTGTCTCGTTTCCTCATTCTCTCTGGCTGCTTATTTCTGGAATTACCTTACAAAGAAACTATTTGTTCTTAAATCCTTTCCTCAGCGTTTGCTTCTAGAAGATGTCAAAATATGACcaccaaaacttttttttcttttttgaaagatttaattAGGATATATTAAAATACCTAATGGTAAAGCTTGGAACACTCCATCAACTTTACATGTCTTCAAAAAATTTGTGGGAGGATGagatttaacaaaaaagaaaaaataatgaaaacacaattatgCCTCTTACGTAAGAGGTTACAAGATGTCTTTAAAGACTTCAAAAACATTGTGGAGAGAAGTTTTCTCAAATACCTGTAAAAAGCCCCTGAGAGCAAAAGACCAAACTATCACACCTTAGGGGAGGTATGAAACCTATTTCTTCTGTCTGTCATATTGTAGGAAatgtaactatttaaaaaaaaaaggatatagtAATTGTTCAGAAAATGAATGCAAAAGTAAACATCAGCAACTCTGTTTGCTGTTCCTGGACATATTTAACTCTTTTACCTGGGTCCAACAAGCTTTCTGATTTCCCTTCTCTGAAGATGGTTGCAAGTGTTTATCAAAATTCCTAGACTAGTAGTTGATCCTCAAGTTATTATCTGTAAGGGCTCTTAGTTTTCAAGTAACAGCTCAGAGTCTGCAGATACTATATTCAAGTCCAGAACAAGTTCTAGAGTCTAGTTCAGTGAAGACCATGCCTCTTCACTGAAGAGACAAAAATCTTTATCAGAAGACATTgaataaatgcttacattaaaatatatataactctaATTAGCTCTATTTTAACTTGCAAGTtaatatctgttttatgtttgtttttattttctaagccaCATTTATTTCAGAGCCCCAGAAGAGGTAGTACTTGACCTCGCTGTTGTAGGACAAGTTGTCAGAGGCGCCTGCCAATATCAGTTTTAGGGATGAAATAATttgttcccttaaaaaaaaatggagtgcTATGATTGTAAAAACTGgaatattttatacattagtTCTAGCAGTATTCATGCAAATGATCTTTAAATcatatgaatttattaaaaattttccacCTGTATTTTCTGGAAAAACTGTATGTTAAAAATACGATTTGATACATTTTTatggctgttttaaaaaatgtaattatagtttatttgatatatttctgtTATATTTCCTAACATTCCTAATTGGCATTTGGGAGTTTGAATTAATATAGAATAAGGTAATAAATGCCTGTACTTATCCAAAGCCCtcttaaaaattgaatttttctttagGTTTGTTAATAATTAAGAGACATTCCCACTGTGTCAATCAGAACTCTTGGTTGCAGGTGACAGAAACCTAATTCAAACCAGCTTAGAcaaaaaaagggaggggacatAGAGAGCAAACTTatgggtaccaaaggggaaaggggagagggataagttaggagtatggaattaatagatacatgacattatatataaaataaataaataacaaggatttattgtatagcacagggaactatattcattatcttgtaataacctataatggaaaagaatcaggaaaaatatatgtataactgaatcactttgctgtacagttgacattaatacagtattgtaaatcaaccatactgcaataaaaaaaaatctaaaaaaagagacaTTGGTAATCTATATGAAGTAAAGTCTGAATTCTGTTCATGAGTCAAAAGATTTCATGCAAATATCAAATGCCTGTACTTACTGGGAATCTAATGGGATTCCAAGATTGTGCATATATTTTGATCACCCTGCAGGAAAATTAAAGTCTACAATtattgaaagaatatttgaaagaatatttgGATTATATGTGATAAATTTTGATTTAGCACTATATAACATGATATATTATGCTGGTAAGAAAATATTGACTATAAAACTTATACCTTAGGGGAAAAAAGGGCAGATAAATCAAAAAGCCTTATGATCAGGATGTCATTTGGTACAGTTATAAGTTACCTATGTGGTTGTACATGGATTTTAACAGtactgaaaattaaacaacaggaGGTAGAGGTGGTTTATTcaagtaatataatatataatattcatgTATATTAATGTTGCACCTGTAACTGTCTAGGAAGTTGTCATACATGGACCAGGTAATGGTAATGAGATCATCAAAAAATTTTGAGACTGCGTTGATCAGTTTTAATTATGGCAAAGAAGAAAggactctcttctctcttccagatttttctgcTACTAAGGAAAGACTAGTAGTTGAGAGCCTCCATATTTTAGGAGCTTAGAAGAatgccaacattttaaaaattgaaagtgaactaaaaaaaaaaaaggaaccaaactGTCCATCAAATAATACTTACATAACCACATAGAATGAGAGATTGAAAGCAGCTCCAGAACAAAGTAATTTGATCAAATATCATTTGTGAGCTATATTCTAAGAACAAAGGAAACTGTAGAAAAACTTTgaacattaaattattttgtttgctGTAATGTCATgtaattttggatttattttcttgGGTTTGCAGGTAAAGCAAATAGGTAATGACTTTTAATTGAATAGATGTAATAATTTTTCAGTGTTAGAGTTAAACAGATACAAATACAGTAtaggattaaaaattttaatggaaactATTTGCTATTAGAACTTAGTTGGAACTTTCAATATGGATGTATGACTTTGTAAgaaaaagaacagtcttttctgattttgttcaCTGAAATCGTTCACCTTAGAGTTCAGATTCTCATTGTTAATTGTATTTTTCTGCTCAAGTGAACCAGACTTCCTTGAAGATAAGGATATTAGGAGGAAGAATCTATAATTGAGACTGGAAAATCATGCAGTGCCTGAAAGCAAGGAGGCTTTTAAATATTAATGACATCATGTCAAAGGGTCACAGAAGTGAATGTTAATGGGACTCTCTCAGGCCAAAGTTGTGgaaatttgagcatcaaaaggagaaaaatagctGAGGTCTATTGAAACACATTTAATCTAAAACACTGAATCACAGAGCTAAAACAAAGTCATCTGGTCTATTTTATTGCatcaatgaagaaaatagaaactataaCTATTAATTAAATGGTATTTTCTGAATCATGAGAAATAACAGTTAAAATGCACACACAGCCTCCTTCCCCACATACATATGTGTGAAGTGGAGGTAGAtagaaataagcaaaatgtagAAAACTCACTTTGATAAAATATTAGGTATCCTTAAGAGTGATATGGTCCTAAGAATATAGAAGAATGAGAGTATATCCATTCAGAAGGTCTTGTAGTTACAGTGTTGAAGATCCAATAGTGATGTAAATAATCAGTTTAGGCTTTGATTTTGAAGTGAAATCTTACtaaatttttcttagttttgaaGCATCTAAGATAACTTTTAATTCCAAGTATTGATAAGTTCAGGATATTAGATTTATAAGAATTATTTTCTAATCAGGAAAGTTGTATTTGTTAAACCCTGCAATATAAATAGTTAGAAAGGTAGTATTTGAGGTCATCCAGCTAAATCCACTTCATACACAGACCATTAACCAGTATATTGGCATCTCTGTTCCATTTCCTGGCCACTAACTGCTTGATCTACAAAAGGCCATCATCACCAAGCTCCTTCCTCACTGTATTTACACTCTACACTCACATGTAGAAGGGATCCTTGGGTCTCCTAAATCCCATTTTCCTGGCCTAATCCAGGAACCACCCACTTTTTCAGCTACGCAAAAGGGAGATAGTAGAACAAATGCTTAGCTGATACTCCATTTCATTCTATAGTAGTTTCTCATTCTGTGTGCTTTTCTCTTTGTGATGCTTATAATGCAGAAAACATCCAAGTCCCGTACAGGACAACGTCTGGAGTTTGGGGTCTCTCATCTTCCTGCAAAATGACATTCCAAATTAATTTGGTACTGCAATATGTTAATGGGAATATACCTATTCTCTAGATGGTCCAAGATTTTCTCCTTCAGGTAGCAAATGCTACCTCAATGTGTCTTTTAAGTTACacattttctaatatatacatgtaGTGCTAAACAACTTCAACAGTATACTTTATACtacatctaaaaaaatattttagcattaACCTATGCTCATTGGGAAGGCCTCTCTTTCTTGTCTATCTCTGTCAAGGGTCCCTTTCAGTCACTAGGGAGGTAGGTCTATACATTAATAAGTATATAGGTATAAATGTGTGATGAAAGCTACCACTCCATAAGCCAGAGTGATTCATGTCACACATCCTAAAAGTTGAACACTTAACTTACAAAGAGATTGTTAATGTTTTCCTACTCTGGACAAACACAGGGCCTGCTTTATAGATCTTCAGTATAACCTCTCTCATGGATACTGAATGTTTTCCTGGACAAATGGAGTGATGTCTTTAAATGTATGTGTACAGCAGCCCTTTCATCCAGCCTTTCCCCCCCAACTACCTGAGTGTCCTGAGGCTTTTTCTCCCCTGATGACCACAGTGTAGCTCTTAGAGGGATAGTTCTTAGAGGGTTCTGAATAAGCAACTTAGAGAACATTTATCTAACAATGTAAAGATGTGAATTCCCCACAAccctgcaattccactcttaAGCATGTGTCCTAGAAGTGTTGCATGTGCACCAGGCAATGCATACAAGTGTGCTCGTGATGGTGCTGTTAATATTAACTAAAGACTTGGAATAACACAAAACCCATTGAAAGAAGACAGGATTATTATGTGGCAATGAAAATCTATTATAGtttatgtcaaaataaaatgGGTTTCAGGAAAATAATGCTGAATCAAGAACTCAAAATAGAATGACTACATTTATATAACATCATGCAAAACCAAATAATATGCTGTTAAGTGATATAGTTATCTTtgtaaaattaaagataaaagcatcaaaataatttaaaaatatggtttcCTGGGGAGGAGCACACAGGggcttctttatttaaaaatgagtgtTAAGTGTacttatgtttcatttttttatctgaaagtttgtaccttttgctcACCTTTATCCCGTTCTCCTACCTACTACCTCCCACCTCTTATAACTTCTtgtatgagtttggttttttgctcttgttttttagattccatgtataagtgagttcatgcagtatttgtttttctctgtctgacttacttaacataatgctctcaaggtccatacatattgttgcaaatgataggatttccttctttttgatggctgagtaatattccactgtggaGTTGGAtaacaacttctttatccattcatttgtcagtggacatttaggttgtttccatgtattaGCTATCAtagataatgctgctgtgaatatggcGATACAGATATTTCTTCAACATAGTGTTTGCATTTCCTTTGAGTATACTTCCAGAAGTAGAGTTGCtgatcatacggtaactctattttcagttttttgacaaacctccatactgtttcccatagcatctgtaccaatttacattcccaccaacaatttacaagggttctcttttctccatatccccAGCAACACTTGGtacctcttgtcttttttatgttaaccattctaacaggtgtgaagtgatattgcattgtagtcttgatttgcatttctttaatgattagtgatgttgaacaccttttcatgtacctgttggtcatttatattcttctttggaaaaatgtctattcaggtgcttttctcatttttcattggATTATTTGggactttttttggggggggggctattgagttatatgaattctttatatattttggagattagccCCTAATCAGGTAtatagtttgtaaatatttttttccattccataggttaacttttcattttgttgatcatttcttttgctaTGTGGAAACTTTTTAGTTCTATGTAGCcccacttatttttgcttttgttgcatgtgcttttggtgtcatatccaaaacaACATTGCCATgacccatgtcaaggagcttttctcctatgttttcttctaggagttttatggtttccagtcttacctTTAAGTCGTTCATTCATTTaaggttaatttttgtgagtagtgTAATAtaggggtctagtttcattcttttacatgtgagtGTCCCATTTccccagcacaatttattgaagagactgcctcttctctattgagtattcttggctcccctGTTAAATATTAGTTGAcagtatatgcatgggtttatttctgggctctcaattctgcttatgtttctattgttatttttaagcactttacatctGTTGTGAGTCTTGTGTGTGTGCAACTTAGATATGTAATAAAGACAAAACCCCCATAGAATAGAAAGGAAACCTTGTTTTAGATATTAAGTgcatgcaaaaacaaaacaaaaaacacttagaGGCTTGACAAAATACTGGCAAAAGTAATCCTCTCGGTCCCGCGGCGGCTGGTGGGGCGCGCGCCCGTCCGCTTCTCCACCCGGAAGAGCCACCTGAGCCGCCAAGTTGAGGCAGTGCACGTCCCGGCGCCCCTCGGGAGCGCGGGGCCGGCAGAGCCGCCCGCGTGGAGCCTATCTCGTCCGGGCGCAAGGTGGGCGCGCTGGAACCTGCGCGCCCCCGCGGCCGACGGCGCCCCGCGCGGCCCCACgcgcgcgccccgccccgcccccacccgggCCTCCTCCCGCCTCTTTGGACCCCGCCGATCGGCTTGAACTCTCCGCGCCCCTCGGCCTCGGGAGCACTGAGCCCTCGGTGACTTCTTACACCGTGTATCCGCCAATCCAAGATGAATAGCGATCAAGTTACACTGGTTGGTCAAGTGTTTGAGTCATATGTTTCGGAATACCATAAGAACGATATTCTTCTCATCTTGAAGGAAAGAGATGAAGATGCTCATTACCCAGTTGTGGTTAATGCCATGACCCTTTTTGAGACCAACATGGAAATCGGGGAATATTTCAACGTGTTCCCTAATGAAGTGCTAACTATTTTTGATAGTGCACTTCAAAGATCAGCCTTGACAATTCTCCAGTCCCTTTCTCAGCTTGAAGGTGTCTCCATGAAGCAGAATCTTCACGCCAGGATATCAGGATTGCCTGTTTGTCCTGAGCTGGTGAGGGAGCACATCCCTAGAACCAAGGATGTGGGACACTTTTTATCTGTCACTGGGACAGTGATTCGAACGAGTCTGGTGAAGATCCTGGAGTTTGAGCGGGATTACATGTGCAACAAATGCAAGCATGTATTTGTGGTCAGGGCCGACTTTGAGCAGTATTATACCTTCTGTCGGCCATCCTCATGTCCCAGCTTGGAGAGCTGTGATTCTGCAAAATTCACTTGCCTCTCAGACTTGTCTTCATCTCCAACTAGGTG comes from Tursiops truncatus isolate mTurTru1 chromosome 3, mTurTru1.mat.Y, whole genome shotgun sequence and encodes:
- the LOC117311918 gene encoding DNA helicase MCM9-like yields the protein MNSDQVTLVGQVFESYVSEYHKNDILLILKERDEDAHYPVVVNAMTLFETNMEIGEYFNVFPNEVLTIFDSALQRSALTILQSLSQLEGVSMKQNLHARISGLPVCPELVREHIPRTKDVGHFLSVTGTVIRTSLVKILEFERDYMCNKCKHVFVVRADFEQYYTFCRPSSCPSLESCDSAKFTCLSDLSSSPTRCRDYQEIKIQEQVQRLSVGSIPRTMKVILEDDLVDSCKSGENVSLYSRS